One genomic window of Kaistia geumhonensis includes the following:
- the accC gene encoding acetyl-CoA carboxylase biotin carboxylase subunit, which yields MFNKILIANRGEIALRVLRACKELGIETVAVHSTADADAMHVRLADESVCIGPPPARDSYLNIPSLLAACEITGADAVHPGYGFLSENARFAEILEAHNLTFIGPRSEHIRIMGDKIEAKRTAQRLGIPVVPGSAGALKDEADALRTAAEIGYPVLIKASAGGGGRGMKVARSAAELPIAYSTARSEAKAAFGDDAVYMEKYLEKPRHIEIQVLGDGKGYAVHLGERDCSLQRRHQKVWEEAGSPALNAEERDRIGAVCAKAIGDLGYSGAGTIEFLYENGEFYFIEMNTRLQVEHPVTEAVTGIDLVNEQIRVAAGSGLSFRQEEVKFQGHAIECRINAEDPRTFAPSPGLITYYHPPGGLGVRVDSGVYQGYKIPPYYDSLIGKLIVHGRNRVECMMRLRRALDEFVVDGIKTTIPLFRDLVDDQDIADGRYDIHWLEKKLSIGH from the coding sequence ATGTTCAACAAGATCCTCATCGCCAATCGCGGCGAGATCGCCCTCCGGGTGCTGCGCGCCTGCAAGGAGCTCGGCATCGAGACGGTGGCGGTGCATTCCACGGCCGACGCCGACGCGATGCATGTGCGCCTCGCCGACGAGAGCGTCTGCATCGGCCCGCCGCCCGCCCGCGACAGCTATCTCAACATTCCCTCGCTGCTGGCCGCCTGCGAGATCACCGGCGCCGACGCCGTGCATCCGGGCTACGGCTTTCTCTCCGAGAATGCCCGCTTCGCCGAGATCCTCGAAGCGCACAACCTGACCTTCATCGGCCCGCGGTCAGAGCATATCCGCATCATGGGCGACAAGATCGAGGCGAAGCGCACGGCGCAGCGGCTCGGCATTCCGGTCGTTCCCGGCTCGGCCGGTGCGCTGAAGGACGAGGCCGACGCGCTGAGGACGGCGGCCGAGATCGGCTATCCCGTGCTCATCAAGGCTTCGGCCGGCGGCGGCGGACGCGGCATGAAGGTGGCGCGCTCGGCCGCGGAACTGCCGATCGCCTATTCGACCGCACGTTCGGAAGCGAAGGCCGCCTTCGGCGACGATGCGGTCTATATGGAGAAGTATCTCGAGAAGCCGCGGCATATCGAGATCCAGGTGCTCGGCGACGGCAAGGGCTATGCCGTGCATCTGGGCGAGCGCGATTGCTCGCTTCAGCGCCGCCACCAGAAGGTCTGGGAAGAGGCGGGCTCGCCCGCGCTCAATGCCGAGGAGCGTGACCGCATCGGCGCCGTCTGCGCCAAGGCGATCGGCGATCTCGGCTATTCCGGCGCCGGCACGATCGAGTTCCTCTACGAGAACGGCGAGTTCTACTTCATCGAGATGAACACCCGCCTCCAGGTGGAGCATCCGGTGACCGAGGCCGTGACGGGCATCGACCTCGTCAACGAGCAGATCCGTGTCGCCGCCGGCAGCGGGCTCTCTTTCCGCCAGGAAGAGGTGAAGTTCCAGGGTCACGCGATCGAGTGCCGCATCAATGCCGAGGACCCGCGCACCTTCGCGCCCTCGCCGGGGCTGATCACCTATTACCATCCCCCGGGCGGGCTCGGCGTTCGCGTCGATTCAGGCGTCTATCAGGGCTACAAGATCCCGCCCTATTACGACAGCCTGATCGGAAAGCTGATCGTGCATGGCCGCAACCGCGTCGAATGCATGATGCGGCTGCGCCGCGCGCTGGACGAGTTCGTCGTCGACGGCATCAAGACGACGATCCCGCTCTTCCGCGACCTGGTGGACGACCAGGACATCGCCGATGGCCGCTACGACATCCATTGGCTCGAGAAGAAGCTCTCGATCGGCCATTGA
- a CDS encoding DUF2155 domain-containing protein, producing MPAAPQAPDAAAPGAMPPDAVAPAPAGPTRLTNPVAEFAGLDKITGRIITFDVYMNETVQFGALQVTPRVCYSRPPTEPPRTDAFVEVDEITLARKVRRIFTGWMFADSPGLHAVDHAVYDVWLASCKTSSTVAPPGSR from the coding sequence ATGCCGGCAGCGCCGCAGGCGCCCGACGCCGCAGCGCCCGGCGCGATGCCGCCGGATGCCGTCGCGCCCGCCCCGGCAGGGCCGACGCGGCTCACCAATCCGGTCGCGGAGTTCGCCGGGCTCGACAAGATCACCGGCCGGATCATCACCTTCGACGTCTACATGAACGAGACGGTGCAGTTCGGCGCCCTGCAGGTGACGCCGCGCGTCTGTTATTCGCGCCCGCCGACCGAGCCGCCGCGCACCGATGCCTTCGTGGAGGTGGACGAGATCACCCTCGCCCGCAAGGTGCGCCGCATCTTCACCGGATGGATGTTCGCCGACAGCCCGGGCCTGCACGCCGTCGACCATGCGGTCTATGACGTCTGGCTCGCGAGCTGCAAGACCTCATCGACCGTCGCGCCGCCCGGCAGCCGGTAG
- a CDS encoding pyridoxal phosphate-dependent aminotransferase, which translates to MDETRHDPLNEAGASRRSAVAPFIAMDVKSAANALEAAGRRVLHLEIGEPGARTPERVRDAARAALEDERIGYTEALGWRPLRERIARHYGEHYGVDVPAGRVAITTGSSAGFNLAFLAAFDHGDRVAIASPGYPAYRNILAALGLHVVELPTAARDRHVITPEMLERAHESAPLAGVLVASPGNPTGTLMAPEALAALTETCDRLGIRFISDEIYHRLVYEGREETALAFSDRAIVINSFSKYYCMTGWRIGWTVLPQELVRPVERIAQSLYISAPDLSQRAALAAFEATDELEAIKAGYAANRRLLLDRLPAMGFDDFFPVDGAFYVYASTRRFTNDSAAFARAMLEEAGVAATPGLDFDRSRGDGHIRFSFAGSEAEVAEAVQRLEDWLKR; encoded by the coding sequence ATGGACGAGACCAGACACGATCCCTTGAACGAGGCCGGCGCCTCGCGCCGCAGCGCCGTCGCTCCCTTCATCGCCATGGACGTGAAATCGGCCGCCAACGCGCTCGAAGCGGCGGGACGCCGGGTGCTGCATCTCGAGATCGGCGAGCCGGGCGCACGCACGCCGGAGCGGGTGCGCGACGCCGCGCGTGCGGCGCTGGAAGACGAGCGGATCGGATACACCGAGGCGCTCGGCTGGCGGCCGCTGCGCGAGCGGATCGCCCGCCATTATGGCGAGCATTACGGCGTTGACGTCCCAGCCGGCCGCGTCGCCATCACGACCGGCTCGTCGGCGGGCTTCAATCTCGCTTTCCTCGCCGCCTTCGACCATGGCGACCGGGTTGCCATCGCCTCGCCGGGCTATCCGGCCTACCGCAACATCCTCGCCGCGCTCGGACTGCATGTCGTCGAACTGCCGACGGCCGCGCGGGACCGGCATGTCATCACGCCCGAAATGCTGGAACGCGCCCACGAGTCGGCGCCGCTCGCCGGCGTGCTCGTCGCGAGCCCCGGAAATCCGACCGGCACGCTGATGGCGCCCGAGGCGCTCGCGGCGCTGACCGAGACCTGCGATCGGCTGGGCATCCGCTTCATCTCGGACGAGATCTACCACCGCCTCGTCTATGAGGGACGCGAGGAGACCGCCCTCGCCTTCTCCGACAGGGCGATCGTCATCAACTCGTTCTCCAAATACTACTGCATGACCGGCTGGCGGATCGGCTGGACCGTGCTGCCACAGGAGCTGGTCCGTCCTGTCGAGCGGATCGCGCAGAGCCTCTACATCTCCGCGCCCGACCTCTCTCAGCGCGCGGCGCTCGCCGCCTTCGAGGCGACGGACGAACTGGAGGCGATCAAGGCCGGCTACGCAGCCAACCGGCGCCTGCTGCTGGACCGCCTGCCCGCCATGGGCTTCGACGACTTCTTTCCCGTCGACGGCGCCTTCTACGTCTATGCCTCGACGCGCCGCTTCACCAACGACTCCGCCGCCTTCGCGCGGGCGATGCTCGAGGAAGCCGGTGTCGCCGCGACGCCCGGCCTCGATTTCGACCGTTCGCGCGGCGACGGTCACATCCGCTTCTCGTTCGCCGGATCGGAGGCGGAGGTCGCCGAGGCGGTGCAGCGGCTCGAGGACTGGCTGAAGCGCTGA
- the aroQ gene encoding type II 3-dehydroquinate dehydratase: MSISVLVLNGPNLNMLGKREPGVYGARTLAEIEVETRAFAEGIGIAIDFRQTNHEGVLVDWIHEALGRFQGIAINPGAYTHTSVALQDALRAVGLPTVEVHLSNVFAREAFRHHSYVSPVALGVICGFGPLGYQLALTALKKHLA; this comes from the coding sequence ATGTCGATCTCCGTCCTGGTCCTCAACGGCCCCAACCTCAACATGCTCGGCAAGCGCGAGCCCGGCGTCTATGGCGCCCGGACGCTCGCCGAGATCGAGGTGGAGACGCGGGCCTTCGCGGAGGGCATCGGCATCGCGATCGACTTCCGCCAGACCAATCACGAAGGCGTGCTGGTCGACTGGATCCATGAGGCCCTCGGACGGTTTCAGGGGATCGCGATCAATCCCGGCGCCTACACGCACACCTCCGTCGCCCTGCAGGATGCGCTGCGCGCGGTCGGGCTCCCGACCGTCGAGGTGCACCTGTCGAACGTGTTCGCGCGCGAAGCCTTCCGCCACCACTCCTATGTGTCCCCCGTCGCTCTCGGCGTCATCTGCGGCTTCGGTCCGCTCGGCTATCAGCTGGCCCTGACCGCGCTGAAGAAGCATCTCGCGTGA
- a CDS encoding DMT family transporter, with product MEAAHHRHPLFGVMLKVISTIAFTAMATQIKLVSDRIPAGEVAFFRSAFALIPVLFWVATRGQLTTVFRTPRIGGHLLRSIAGASSMFCGFTALALLPLSDATAIGYAAPLLTVILAAVLLGETIRVYRWTAVVVGLVGIVVIVSGYVETDGPDRSTIGAAFALAGAAFGALAATQTRRLTWSEDPSTIVVYFSSFTALFMLVTLPFGWVLPTATEWVLLVGCGICGGIGQVLLTQSYRYGEASLIAPFEYVSMVWAILVGYLLFDTLPGLSMLIGSAIVIASGLFVIYREQRLNLARARKAAVKTPFDPEQ from the coding sequence ATGGAAGCCGCCCACCACCGGCACCCTCTGTTCGGTGTCATGCTGAAAGTGATCTCGACCATCGCCTTCACGGCAATGGCGACGCAGATCAAGCTCGTCTCGGACCGCATTCCGGCGGGCGAGGTGGCGTTCTTCCGCTCGGCCTTCGCGCTCATTCCGGTTCTCTTCTGGGTCGCGACACGCGGCCAGCTTACGACGGTGTTCCGGACGCCCCGCATCGGGGGGCATCTCCTGCGCTCGATCGCCGGCGCCAGCTCGATGTTCTGCGGCTTCACGGCGCTCGCCCTGCTGCCGCTCTCCGATGCCACCGCGATCGGCTATGCCGCCCCGCTTCTTACCGTCATCCTCGCGGCCGTGCTGCTCGGCGAGACGATCCGTGTCTATCGGTGGACGGCGGTGGTGGTCGGCCTCGTCGGGATCGTGGTCATCGTCTCCGGCTATGTCGAGACCGATGGTCCGGACCGCAGCACCATCGGCGCAGCCTTCGCGCTGGCCGGCGCCGCCTTCGGCGCGCTCGCGGCGACGCAGACGCGGCGCCTGACCTGGTCGGAGGACCCCTCGACCATCGTCGTCTATTTCTCGTCCTTTACCGCGCTGTTCATGCTCGTCACGCTGCCCTTCGGCTGGGTGCTGCCGACGGCAACCGAATGGGTGCTGCTCGTCGGCTGCGGCATCTGCGGCGGTATCGGGCAGGTGCTGCTGACGCAGAGCTATCGCTATGGCGAGGCCTCGCTAATCGCGCCCTTCGAATATGTCTCGATGGTCTGGGCGATCCTCGTCGGCTATCTCCTGTTCGATACCCTGCCGGGCCTTTCGATGCTGATAGGTTCGGCCATCGTGATCGCGTCGGGCCTTTTCGTCATCTATCGCGAGCAGAGGCTCAATCTCGCCCGCGCACGCAAGGCGGCGGTGAAGACGCCTTTCGACCCGGAGCAATGA
- the thiD gene encoding bifunctional hydroxymethylpyrimidine kinase/phosphomethylpyrimidine kinase, with translation MTAIAVTIAGSDSGGGAGIQADLKTFSALGVYGASVIAALTAQNTLGVTAIHDVPAAFVTAQIDAVFSDLDVGAVKIGMLSQPDVIRAVAAGLDRFDQREVVLDPVMVATSGDMLLREEAVAVLVADLLPRAALVTPNMREAARLVGAPVAASETEMMAQAEAILDLGARAVLLKGGHGEGPESADLLLSPTIRRWYRAPRIATRNTHGTGCTLSSAIAAGLALGEDLEAAVETGKRYVSEAIAAADRLSIGKGHGPVHHFHRWWIE, from the coding sequence ATGACCGCCATCGCAGTGACCATCGCCGGCTCGGATTCGGGCGGCGGGGCCGGCATCCAGGCCGATCTCAAGACCTTTTCCGCGCTCGGCGTCTACGGCGCCTCGGTCATCGCGGCTCTGACGGCGCAGAACACGCTCGGCGTGACGGCCATCCACGATGTCCCGGCGGCGTTCGTCACGGCGCAGATCGACGCCGTCTTCTCGGATCTCGACGTCGGAGCCGTGAAGATCGGCATGCTCTCGCAGCCGGACGTCATCCGTGCCGTCGCGGCCGGACTCGACAGGTTCGACCAGCGCGAGGTGGTGCTCGATCCGGTGATGGTGGCGACGAGCGGCGACATGCTGCTGCGCGAGGAGGCTGTGGCGGTGCTGGTTGCCGACCTGCTGCCGCGCGCCGCGCTGGTGACGCCCAACATGCGCGAGGCCGCTCGTCTCGTCGGTGCGCCGGTCGCCGCCAGCGAGACGGAGATGATGGCACAGGCAGAGGCGATCCTCGACCTCGGCGCGCGGGCGGTGCTGCTCAAGGGCGGCCATGGCGAGGGTCCCGAAAGTGCCGATCTGCTGCTGTCGCCGACGATCCGCCGCTGGTATCGCGCGCCCCGTATCGCCACACGCAACACGCATGGGACCGGTTGCACGCTGTCCTCGGCGATCGCGGCGGGCCTTGCGCTCGGCGAGGACCTCGAGGCGGCGGTCGAGACGGGCAAGCGCTATGTGAGCGAGGCGATCGCGGCAGCCGACCGGCTGTCGATCGGGAAGGGCCACGGGCCAGTCCACCATTTTCATCGCTGGTGGATCGAGTGA
- a CDS encoding M48 family metalloprotease, whose product MLGAIGRNGRKAVAGLLAATLAATLAIPAEAQSTRSRKFVRDAETEALLQDYVRPIFKAAGIRANSVELFLVQDPAFNAYVPSGRTIVVNTGAIIDSKTPNELIGMLAHETGHLAGDHTARLNEQLANAQTMATLGALAGIGAAVAGAAAGSGEAARAGSGIIAGSGEIARRSVLSYQRSEEMAADQSALIYLKKTQQSAKGMLDTFKRFADNTLFAARTANPYLLSHPLPRERVDMIQREATASPYYNKKDPPALVARHNMVRAKLVGFSGSMDEIMRRYPPSDTSLPAQYARAIAAYRNGNSQAGLKILDGLLKAQPKNPYFWELQGQINLENGRAGQAVPGFRKAVSLAPKSGMLKVLLGQALVETGDPKTTDEAIKNLTVGLQVDPNMGIGYRSLARAYAARGDIALADLATAQGEFAGGNYAAARQHAARAQKGLKPGSPAWIRADDIVSYHPDKPG is encoded by the coding sequence ATGCTGGGCGCGATCGGGCGGAACGGGCGGAAGGCGGTCGCCGGCCTCCTCGCGGCCACGCTGGCGGCGACGCTCGCCATCCCCGCCGAGGCGCAGAGCACGCGCTCCCGGAAGTTCGTCCGCGACGCCGAGACCGAGGCGCTGCTGCAGGACTATGTGCGGCCGATCTTCAAGGCCGCCGGCATCCGCGCCAATTCGGTCGAGCTGTTTCTCGTCCAGGATCCGGCCTTCAACGCCTATGTCCCGTCCGGCCGGACCATCGTCGTCAATACCGGCGCCATCATCGATTCGAAGACGCCGAACGAGCTGATCGGCATGCTCGCGCACGAGACCGGCCATCTTGCCGGAGACCACACGGCGCGCCTCAACGAGCAACTCGCCAATGCCCAGACCATGGCGACCCTCGGAGCGCTCGCCGGCATCGGCGCGGCCGTGGCCGGCGCCGCGGCGGGGTCGGGCGAGGCAGCGCGCGCCGGTTCGGGCATCATCGCCGGCTCCGGCGAGATCGCGCGCCGCTCCGTCCTTTCCTATCAGCGGTCGGAGGAGATGGCGGCGGACCAGTCGGCGTTGATCTACCTGAAGAAGACGCAGCAGTCCGCCAAGGGCATGCTCGATACCTTCAAGCGATTCGCCGACAACACGCTCTTCGCAGCCCGCACGGCGAACCCGTATCTCTTGAGCCATCCGCTGCCGCGCGAGCGCGTCGACATGATCCAGCGCGAGGCGACGGCGAGCCCCTATTACAACAAGAAGGACCCGCCCGCGCTCGTGGCGCGCCATAACATGGTCCGTGCCAAGCTGGTGGGTTTCAGCGGCAGCATGGACGAGATCATGCGGCGCTACCCGCCGAGCGATACCTCCCTGCCGGCGCAGTACGCGCGCGCCATCGCCGCCTATCGCAACGGCAACTCGCAGGCCGGTCTCAAGATTCTCGACGGCCTCCTCAAGGCGCAGCCGAAGAACCCCTATTTCTGGGAGCTGCAGGGGCAGATCAACCTGGAGAACGGCCGTGCCGGCCAGGCAGTGCCCGGCTTCCGCAAGGCGGTCTCGCTCGCGCCGAAATCCGGCATGCTCAAGGTCCTGCTCGGGCAGGCGCTCGTCGAGACCGGCGATCCGAAGACCACCGACGAGGCGATCAAGAATCTCACGGTCGGCCTTCAGGTCGATCCGAATATGGGCATCGGCTATCGCAGCCTGGCGCGCGCCTATGCGGCGCGCGGCGACATCGCGCTCGCGGATCTGGCGACGGCGCAGGGCGAGTTCGCCGGCGGCAACTATGCCGCGGCGCGCCAGCACGCCGCGCGGGCGCAGAAGGGCCTGAAGCCCGGCTCGCCCGCCTGGATTCGCGCCGACGACATCGTGTCCTATCATCCCGACAAACCCGGCTGA
- the aat gene encoding leucyl/phenylalanyl-tRNA--protein transferase has translation MARQSDSSLQITPQVLLKAYACGIFPMSDSADDPGLYWIEPESRGIFPLESFHVPRRLARTMRQEPYEIRIDTDFAGVIDGCAGDETSLYRDKTWINGRIRRLYGELFELGFCHTVEAWQDGKLVGGLYGVRLRGAFFGESMFSHATDASKIALVHLVARLKAGGFRLLDAQFTTDHLQRFGAVEIDRAAYHERLEAALAVDADFYRLPGGATVDEVLQLASQTS, from the coding sequence ATGGCCAGACAATCCGACTCCTCGCTGCAGATCACGCCGCAGGTTCTTCTCAAGGCTTATGCCTGCGGCATCTTTCCGATGTCCGATTCGGCCGATGATCCCGGCCTTTACTGGATCGAGCCGGAAAGTCGCGGCATCTTCCCGCTCGAAAGCTTCCATGTCCCGCGGCGCCTCGCGCGCACCATGCGACAGGAGCCCTACGAAATCCGGATCGACACCGATTTCGCCGGCGTGATCGACGGCTGCGCGGGCGACGAGACGTCGCTCTATCGCGACAAGACCTGGATCAACGGACGCATCCGCCGCCTGTATGGCGAGCTTTTCGAGCTCGGCTTCTGCCACACGGTCGAGGCCTGGCAGGACGGAAAGCTCGTGGGCGGGCTCTATGGCGTGCGGCTGCGCGGCGCCTTTTTCGGCGAGAGCATGTTCAGCCACGCCACGGACGCGTCGAAGATCGCGCTGGTCCATCTCGTGGCGCGTCTCAAGGCCGGCGGGTTCCGCCTCCTCGACGCGCAGTTCACGACGGATCATCTGCAGCGCTTCGGCGCCGTCGAGATCGACCGCGCCGCCTATCACGAGCGGCTGGAAGCAGCGCTCGCCGTGGACGCCGACTTCTACCGGCTGCCGGGCGGCGCGACGGTCGATGAGGTCTTGCAGCTCGCGAGCCAGACGTCATAG
- the proS gene encoding proline--tRNA ligase: MRLSRSFLPTLRDTPKEAEIVSHRLMLRAGLIRQQAAGIYAWLPLGQRVLSKIEQVVREEQDRAGAIEILMPTLQSADLWRESGRYDDYGKEMLRIKDRHERDMLYGPTNEEMVTDIFRSYVRSYKELPLNLYHIQWKFRDEVRPRFGVMRGREFLMKDAYSFDIDEAAARRAYNRMFVAYLRTFDRLGVKAIPMRADSGPIGGDATHEFIVLASTGESAVFLDREALDVPVPGTDVDFEGDLTPIVSAWTAKYAATEEMHDKAAFESLPEERRLEARGIEVGQVFYFGTKYSTPMGAKVTGPDGADHDVHMGSYGIGVSRLVAAIIEASHDEAGIIWPEGVAPYRVGLVNLKVGDAATDAACDGLYERLTKAGIEVLYDDVDGRAGAKFATMDLIGLPWQLIVGPKGLASGEVELKRRATGERETLTLDAAVNRLIAG, translated from the coding sequence ATGCGCCTTTCCCGTTCCTTCCTGCCGACGCTCCGCGATACGCCCAAGGAGGCCGAGATCGTCTCGCACCGGCTGATGCTGCGGGCCGGTCTCATCCGCCAGCAGGCGGCGGGAATCTATGCCTGGCTGCCGCTCGGCCAGCGTGTGCTTTCGAAAATCGAGCAGGTCGTGCGCGAGGAGCAGGACAGGGCCGGGGCCATCGAGATTCTGATGCCGACGCTGCAGTCCGCCGACCTGTGGCGCGAGAGCGGCCGATACGACGACTACGGCAAGGAGATGCTGCGCATCAAGGACCGGCACGAGCGCGACATGCTCTACGGTCCGACCAACGAGGAGATGGTCACGGACATCTTCCGCAGCTATGTGCGGTCCTACAAGGAGCTGCCGCTCAACCTCTACCATATCCAGTGGAAGTTCCGCGACGAGGTGCGCCCCCGCTTCGGCGTCATGCGCGGCCGCGAGTTCCTGATGAAGGACGCCTATTCATTCGACATCGACGAGGCGGCGGCGCGGCGCGCCTATAACCGCATGTTCGTCGCCTATCTGCGCACCTTCGACCGGCTCGGCGTGAAGGCGATCCCGATGCGCGCCGATTCGGGCCCCATCGGCGGCGACGCGACGCACGAGTTCATCGTTCTCGCCTCGACGGGCGAGAGCGCCGTGTTCCTGGACCGCGAGGCGCTCGACGTTCCCGTGCCGGGAACCGATGTCGATTTCGAGGGCGATCTGACGCCGATCGTCTCCGCCTGGACGGCCAAATACGCCGCGACCGAGGAAATGCACGACAAGGCGGCGTTCGAGTCGCTCCCCGAAGAGCGGCGGCTCGAGGCGCGCGGCATCGAGGTCGGCCAGGTCTTCTATTTCGGCACGAAATATTCGACGCCGATGGGCGCCAAGGTCACCGGTCCTGACGGCGCGGACCACGACGTCCATATGGGTTCCTACGGCATCGGCGTTTCGCGGCTCGTGGCGGCGATCATCGAGGCGAGCCATGACGAGGCCGGCATCATCTGGCCCGAGGGCGTCGCGCCGTATCGCGTCGGTCTCGTCAACCTGAAGGTTGGCGACGCGGCCACCGACGCGGCCTGCGACGGTCTCTACGAGCGCCTCACGAAAGCCGGAATCGAAGTCCTTTACGATGATGTCGACGGACGGGCCGGCGCCAAGTTCGCCACCATGGACCTGATCGGCCTGCCCTGGCAGCTCATCGTCGGTCCGAAGGGCCTCGCGAGCGGCGAGGTCGAGCTGAAACGGCGCGCGACGGGCGAGCGGGAAACGCTTACACTCGACGCGGCGGTGAATCGGCTGATCGCCGGCTGA
- the accB gene encoding acetyl-CoA carboxylase biotin carboxyl carrier protein produces the protein MTSKPSTIDQELIRQLATLLTDTDLSEIEVEQGDLRIRVARSVTAAPVSYHVAPPAPAAAPVAAAAAPAAEVNHASHPGAVPSPMVGTAYRSPEPGAKPFVEIGQTVREGQTVLIVEAMKTMNQIPAPRAGTVKAIMVIDGQPVEYGEPLLVIE, from the coding sequence ATGACCTCGAAGCCATCGACCATCGATCAGGAACTGATCCGCCAGCTCGCCACCCTGCTGACGGACACGGATCTCTCCGAGATCGAGGTCGAGCAGGGCGACCTGCGCATCCGCGTCGCGCGGAGCGTCACAGCGGCGCCGGTGTCCTATCACGTCGCGCCGCCGGCTCCGGCCGCCGCGCCCGTTGCGGCCGCTGCCGCGCCCGCCGCCGAAGTGAACCATGCCTCGCATCCGGGCGCCGTGCCCTCGCCGATGGTCGGCACGGCCTATCGCTCGCCCGAGCCGGGCGCCAAGCCCTTCGTGGAGATCGGCCAGACGGTTCGCGAAGGCCAGACGGTTCTCATCGTCGAGGCCATGAAGACGATGAACCAGATCCCCGCGCCGCGCGCCGGAACCGTGAAGGCGATCATGGTCATTGACGGCCAGCCTGTGGAATATGGCGAGCCGCTCCTGGTGATCGAGTGA
- a CDS encoding DsbA family protein, translated as MNAPHPVMTSGPLARRAFGRFGVTAAMAVALLAGTAAPSLADDTPFSAGQQEAIGGIVKDYLMAHPEVVREALQELQRRDQEAEEAAKRANLAKYEDQLFNSGKQVVLGNPDGDVTLVEFFDYNCGYCKRSHADMKRLLEEDKNLKIVLKEFPVLGQGSEEAAQVAVIVHEMAPEKYEAFHDELLMTRGEVNGARALAVAADIGLDADAVKARLKEPIIGETISESFGLAQALGINGTPTYVLKGDIVVGAVGYDTLKNKIKSVRECGKATC; from the coding sequence ATGAACGCGCCGCACCCCGTCATGACATCAGGACCGCTCGCGAGGCGCGCGTTCGGCCGCTTCGGCGTCACTGCGGCCATGGCCGTCGCCCTGCTCGCCGGCACCGCCGCGCCGTCTCTCGCCGACGACACTCCCTTCAGCGCAGGTCAGCAGGAGGCGATCGGCGGTATCGTCAAGGATTACCTGATGGCGCATCCGGAGGTGGTCCGCGAAGCGCTGCAGGAGCTGCAGCGGCGCGACCAGGAAGCCGAGGAAGCCGCGAAACGCGCCAATCTCGCCAAATACGAGGACCAGCTCTTCAATTCGGGCAAGCAGGTCGTGCTCGGAAACCCGGACGGCGACGTCACGCTGGTCGAGTTCTTCGACTACAATTGCGGCTACTGCAAGCGCTCGCATGCCGACATGAAGCGCCTCCTGGAAGAGGACAAGAACCTCAAGATCGTCCTCAAGGAATTCCCCGTTCTCGGCCAGGGCTCGGAGGAGGCCGCGCAGGTCGCCGTCATCGTGCACGAGATGGCGCCCGAGAAGTATGAGGCCTTCCACGACGAGTTGCTGATGACGCGCGGCGAGGTCAACGGCGCGCGCGCGCTGGCCGTGGCGGCCGATATCGGCCTCGATGCCGACGCGGTGAAGGCGCGTCTCAAGGAGCCGATCATCGGAGAGACGATCTCCGAATCCTTCGGCCTCGCCCAGGCGCTCGGCATCAACGGCACGCCCACTTATGTGCTGAAGGGCGACATCGTCGTCGGCGCCGTCGGCTACGACACGCTCAAGAACAAGATCAAGTCGGTCCGCGAATGCGGCAAGGCGACCTGCTGA